GGCCGTCATCGGGCTCGCGCTGTTCGCCCTCGTGGCCCTGACGCGACCCGCCGTGCCGCAGGAATCCACCAGCCTCATGGTGTTGATGCTGCTGGTGCTGGGTTTTGAGATCTTCCCTTACGAGGGCCCGGGCGGCCCGGTCAGCGCAGGCATTTTCCTCTCCGTATTCGGCAACCCCGGCCTGATCACCATCCTTGCATTGCTGGTGGTCGGCCGCGCGCTGGAAGTGACCGGCGCCATGCAACCGCTCACCCGCCTGCTGCTGCGCGCCTGGAGCGGGCCGCGTTCCCTGGCGCTGGTCGTCACCCTGCTGGTGGCCATGCTGCTGTCCGCCTTCCTCTCCAACACCCTGGTGGTGCTGGCGTTGCTGCCGGTGCTGGTGGGCGCGTCGACGCGGCTGCGGTTCCCCGCCTCGCGCGTCCTCATGCCCGCCGGCTTTGCCGCCCTGCTGGGGGGCATGACCACGACCATCGGCACGTCCACCAACCTGCTCGTGGTGACCGAGGCCGAGGCGCTGGGGCTGCCCGCTTTCGGCATGTTCAGCTTCCTCGCCCCGGCGGCTTTCGGCGCCGCTGTCGGGCTGCTGTTCCTGTGGCTCGTCGCGCCGCACATGCTGCCGGAGCGGGACGCGCCCATCCGCCAGGCTGCCCCGCGTATCTTCAAGGCCATGTTCTTCGTCGGCGAGGACAGCTGGGCGGTCGGCAAGACGCTGGCGGAGCTGCGCGAGCGCACCGGCCGCCGCATGAACGTCTCGCGCGTGCAGCGTGGCGACGGCCTGCAGGTGGCCAAGCTGCCCGCCATGCGCCTGCAGGCGGGCGACCGGCTGATGGTGGCGGACACCCGCGAGCACCTGAAGGAATTCGAGCGCCTGCTCGGCGTGCGCATGCACAGCGAGTTCGCCGGCGAGGGTGACGATCCGGGCGACGAGGCTGCGGCGGAGCAGCAGCTGGCAGAGCTCGTGGTCACGCCCGACTCGCCACTGTACGGCCGCACCCTGTCGACAACGCACTTCCGCCAGCGCTTCCGGCTGCTGCCGCTGGCCATCCACCGCGCCACGTCCACCGGCATGAGCGAGGTGACGGGCGATTTCGAGGACGCCGTGCTGCAGGCCGGCGACGTGATCCTGGTGCAGGGTGCCCCGGACCGCATCCGGGAGCTGCGCGCCAGCGGCAGCATGCTGGTGCTGGACGGGCGCATGGACCTGCCGAAGACCTCGCGCGCCCCGCTGGCGCTCGGCATCGGCCTGGCCGTGGTGATCACCGCTGCCGCCGGGTGGCTGCCGATCAGCGTCAGCGCCACGGCAGGCGCGGCGCTGCTCATCGCCAGCGGCTGCATCGGCTGGCGCGAGGTGGCCGGCGCCCTGTCGGCGCCGCTGGTGCTGATGGTGGTCATGAGTCTCGCCCTGGTCGAGGCCAGCGTGGCCACCGGCGCCGCGGCGTTCGTCGCCGACCTGTTCCTCGCCGGTTTCAGCGGGCTGCCGGCGGCCGCGTCGCTGGCGCTGGTGCTGTTGCTGGTGGCGGTGGGCGGCAGCCTGGCGCCCAACGTGGCGGTGGCGCTGCTCGCCGTGCCGGTCGCGGTGGCGGTCGCCGCGGGGCTGGGCGTGGGCCCGGAGCCCTTCGTGCTGGCCGTGCTGTTCGGCGCCAACCTCAGCTTCGCCACCGCGATCGGCTCGCGGCCCAACCTGGTCGTGGCCACTGCGGGGGGCTACCTGGCGCGGGACTTCCTGCGCGTGGGGTTGCCGCTGACGGTGCTGGTCTGGCTCGCCGTGTCTCTCGCCCTGGTGTGGCGCTATGGCATCCCCTGGGGCCTCGGTGGCATGTGAACGAGCGCTCAGGGAGATCCCGGGGGTTGACCGGCGTCCGGCGACGGGTAACATCCCTCACAGCATGAACGCCGACAGAAACAGCGCGCGCGGCCACTGGTGGTGGCGTCCCGGGTCCCCGGAGGGGGTCCGGTCGCGCGCTGCCGGCTGAAGCAGTCCACGCACCGAACCCGACTCCGGAGCCCTCCGGGGAAGGGTGCACGCGACCTCCTCCCGGACGGCTCCGGCTCGCTGGAGGAGGAATGATGCAGTCTCCGTTCGATATTTCCGCCGACCTCGATACGCCGGTGTCGGCGTACATGAAGCTGGCGCCGTTCCGCCCGCGTTTCCTGCTGGAAAGCGTGGAGGGGGCGGAGCGCCTCGGGCGGTACTCCTTCATCGGCTTCGGTGATGCGCTCAACGTGCGGCTGGACCGCACCGGGCTCCATTTCGGCGGCCGCAGCCGGCCGGTGGACGGCGACCTCCTCGCCGGATTGCGCGCAGCCCTGGCGCTGGCGCCGACCCTCGCCCCCGAGGCGGGCCTGCCTTTCGACGGCGGCCTGGTCGGGATCGCGGCCTATGACATCGTGCGGCATTTCGAGCGCGTGCCCGACGGCGGGCGCGACTTCCCGGAAGGCCTGTGGGTGGCGCCGCAGTCACTGCTGGTGTTCGATCACCTGACGCGGCGCGCAGCGCTGCTGCACGCCGGCGACGAGGCGGAACGCCAGGCGTTGCGGCGCGAGGTGGTGCAGGCGCTGGCCGGCGGCGTGCCCTTCCGTCGCGCCGGACACCACGCGCCACCGGTCGCCAGCATGAGCGAGGCAGAGTTCCTCGACGCCGTGGCCAAGGCCAAGGGCAACATCACCGCCGGCGACGTGTTCCAGCTGGTGCTGTCGGTGCGTTTCGCCGGCAAGAGCGACCTCTCGCCCTTCGAGGCTTATCGCGCCTTGCGCCTCCTCAATCCTTCGCCCTACATGTACTTCCTCGAGCTGGACGGCCTTTCCGTCGCCGGCTCCTCGCCCGAGGCCCTGGTGAAGCTGGAAGGACGCCATGCCTCGCTCCGGCCGATTGCCGGGACGCGCCCGCGCGGCGAGACCATGGAGGAGGACCGGGCGCGCGAAACCGAGCTGCTGGCGGACCCGAAGGAGAATGCCGAGCACGTCATGCTGGTGGACCTGGCGCGGAACGACCTCGGCCGGGTGGCGGTGCCGGGCTCGATAGCTGTCGAGCCGAGCCGGGCCATCGAGCGCTACAGCCACGTCATGCACATCGTCAGCGGCGTCAACGGCGAACTGGAGGCGGGACGCGATGCCTTCGACCTGTTCGCCGCGACTTTCCCGGCGGGCACGCTGGTGGGGGCGCCCAAGGTGCGGGCCATGGAACTGATCGAGGACTACGAGCCGGTGGGGCGCGGGCTCTACGCCGGCACGGTGGGGTATTTCGCCAAGCGCGGCGGCATGGACCAGGCCATCGCCATCCGCACCCTGGTGTTCCAGGGCGACGAATACAGCTTCCAGGCCGGCGCCGGCATCGTTGCCGACAGCGTGCCGGAGAGCGAGTACCGCGAGGTGCTGGCGAAGAGCGCGATCCTCAGGCGCGCGCTGCAGATGGCGGAGGAGGGCTTGTGAGCGCGCGCGTGCTGATGGTCGATAACTACGATTCCTTCACCTACAACCTGGTGCAGTACCTGCGCATGCTCGGCGCCGAGGTCCTGGTCCATCGCAACGACGCCTTGACGGTGGACGAGGCGCAGGCGCTCGGCGCGACGCACCTGGTGGTCTCGCCCGGGCCCGGGACGCCGCGCGACGCCGGCCGCTCCATCGAGCTGATCCGCGCTTTTGCCGGGCGCATTCCCGTGCTCGGCGTGTGCCTCGGGCACCAGGCCATCGTCGAGGCCTGGGGTGGACGCGTGATCCCGGCCAAGACGCTGATGCACGGCAAGACTTCGCTGGTGTACCACGACGGCCGCGGCGTCTTTGCCGGCCTGCCGCAGCCCTTCGAGGCCGGGCGCTATCATTCGCTGGCGGTGGGCGCGAACGAGCTGCCCGCCGCGCTGGAAGCCAGCGCGCACACCGAGGATGGCGAGGTGATGGGCGTCCGCCATCGCGAGCTGCCGGTCGAGGGCGTGCAGTTCCATCCCGAGAGCGTGCTCACGCCGCAGGGGCTGGAAATGTTGCGCAACTTCCTCGCGCCGCGCACGGAGGAGCGCGCATGAAAGAGCTGACCGCCCTGCTGGAGAAGCTGCTGGCCCGGGTCGACCTGGACGAAGACGAGGCCGGGCAATTGATGGTGGCCCTGACGCGCGAGGACCTGCCGCCGGCGCTGGCCGCCGCACTGCTGGTCGCGCTGCGCGCCAAGGGCGAAACGGCGGCCGAGGTGCGCGGCTTCGCCCGCGCCATGCGTGGCCTGGCGCGCAAGCCCACGGT
This window of the Thioalkalivibrio sp. XN279 genome carries:
- a CDS encoding SLC13 family permease encodes the protein METIATLALPDTHGLAVIGLALFALVALTRPAVPQESTSLMVLMLLVLGFEIFPYEGPGGPVSAGIFLSVFGNPGLITILALLVVGRALEVTGAMQPLTRLLLRAWSGPRSLALVVTLLVAMLLSAFLSNTLVVLALLPVLVGASTRLRFPASRVLMPAGFAALLGGMTTTIGTSTNLLVVTEAEALGLPAFGMFSFLAPAAFGAAVGLLFLWLVAPHMLPERDAPIRQAAPRIFKAMFFVGEDSWAVGKTLAELRERTGRRMNVSRVQRGDGLQVAKLPAMRLQAGDRLMVADTREHLKEFERLLGVRMHSEFAGEGDDPGDEAAAEQQLAELVVTPDSPLYGRTLSTTHFRQRFRLLPLAIHRATSTGMSEVTGDFEDAVLQAGDVILVQGAPDRIRELRASGSMLVLDGRMDLPKTSRAPLALGIGLAVVITAAAGWLPISVSATAGAALLIASGCIGWREVAGALSAPLVLMVVMSLALVEASVATGAAAFVADLFLAGFSGLPAAASLALVLLLVAVGGSLAPNVAVALLAVPVAVAVAAGLGVGPEPFVLAVLFGANLSFATAIGSRPNLVVATAGGYLARDFLRVGLPLTVLVWLAVSLALVWRYGIPWGLGGM
- a CDS encoding anthranilate synthase component I family protein, yielding MMQSPFDISADLDTPVSAYMKLAPFRPRFLLESVEGAERLGRYSFIGFGDALNVRLDRTGLHFGGRSRPVDGDLLAGLRAALALAPTLAPEAGLPFDGGLVGIAAYDIVRHFERVPDGGRDFPEGLWVAPQSLLVFDHLTRRAALLHAGDEAERQALRREVVQALAGGVPFRRAGHHAPPVASMSEAEFLDAVAKAKGNITAGDVFQLVLSVRFAGKSDLSPFEAYRALRLLNPSPYMYFLELDGLSVAGSSPEALVKLEGRHASLRPIAGTRPRGETMEEDRARETELLADPKENAEHVMLVDLARNDLGRVAVPGSIAVEPSRAIERYSHVMHIVSGVNGELEAGRDAFDLFAATFPAGTLVGAPKVRAMELIEDYEPVGRGLYAGTVGYFAKRGGMDQAIAIRTLVFQGDEYSFQAGAGIVADSVPESEYREVLAKSAILRRALQMAEEGL
- a CDS encoding aminodeoxychorismate/anthranilate synthase component II — protein: MVDNYDSFTYNLVQYLRMLGAEVLVHRNDALTVDEAQALGATHLVVSPGPGTPRDAGRSIELIRAFAGRIPVLGVCLGHQAIVEAWGGRVIPAKTLMHGKTSLVYHDGRGVFAGLPQPFEAGRYHSLAVGANELPAALEASAHTEDGEVMGVRHRELPVEGVQFHPESVLTPQGLEMLRNFLAPRTEERA